The proteins below are encoded in one region of Ferroplasma acidiphilum:
- the gck gene encoding glycerate 2-kinase → MQILNMDNIGTNSRRVYALEKIQNAINNLNPAAAMSRNFNVDTEKFDRVYVIGFGKASFNMYSGIRERVLKKLSYAGIIIPDDEVHNESYQELEILRGTHPYVSSLSVESSKKLLSHLDGLTEKDLVIVLISGGGSSLFELLETGIDVNDLKDISAEIMENDGDIYVLNRLRSSLSAVKNGKLAKYLYPASVAGYIISDVVYDNLNIIASGPLVNIPAPANLKELAKKYIKDARLRDIIEKVDISKTLDSKYFTNVKNTIVLKNRDFVDYIYSELEGEKINLGSNINGDVKVVSRDLTDILRNILEIKGEPFWFVCGGETTVTVTGNGSGGRNQELAVRVMENMGDNDFLFISMGTDGIDGKSIAAGGIVDNSTRIENLEEYLASSDTYTALSKAHGAIITGRTGNNVSDIMLGFYGRTNNNF, encoded by the coding sequence ATGCAGATTCTTAACATGGATAATATTGGAACAAATTCAAGAAGGGTATATGCACTGGAAAAAATTCAGAATGCTATTAATAATCTTAATCCAGCAGCTGCAATGTCAAGGAATTTCAATGTGGACACAGAAAAATTTGACCGTGTCTATGTAATTGGATTTGGCAAAGCTTCATTTAACATGTACTCCGGAATACGTGAACGTGTGCTCAAAAAACTATCCTATGCTGGGATTATTATACCTGATGACGAAGTACACAACGAGTCATATCAGGAACTGGAGATTTTGCGTGGTACTCATCCCTACGTTAGCAGTTTATCTGTAGAATCTTCAAAAAAATTGCTTTCACATTTAGATGGATTAACTGAGAAGGACCTTGTTATTGTGTTGATCTCAGGGGGAGGTTCATCCCTATTCGAGCTACTGGAAACTGGAATAGATGTCAATGACCTCAAGGATATATCGGCAGAAATCATGGAAAATGACGGTGATATATACGTATTGAACCGTCTCAGGTCATCGTTATCTGCAGTAAAAAACGGAAAACTGGCAAAATATCTTTATCCTGCATCTGTGGCTGGCTATATTATTTCCGATGTGGTTTACGATAACCTGAATATAATTGCTTCCGGACCTCTGGTAAATATCCCTGCACCGGCGAATTTGAAGGAACTGGCAAAGAAGTACATCAAAGATGCCAGATTGAGAGATATAATAGAAAAAGTAGATATTTCCAAAACACTGGACAGTAAATATTTTACTAATGTGAAAAACACAATTGTTTTAAAAAATCGTGATTTTGTGGATTATATTTATTCGGAACTTGAAGGTGAAAAGATAAATCTTGGAAGCAATATTAACGGAGATGTGAAAGTAGTATCCAGGGATCTAACTGACATTTTACGGAATATACTGGAGATCAAGGGGGAACCTTTCTGGTTTGTCTGTGGCGGCGAGACCACCGTAACAGTAACAGGAAACGGCAGTGGGGGTCGAAACCAGGAACTCGCGGTAAGAGTAATGGAAAATATGGGTGATAACGATTTTCTTTTTATTTCCATGGGCACAGATGGCATAGATGGAAAGAGCATTGCTGCAGGGGGAATAGTGGACAATTCCACAAGAATTGAAAATTTAGAAGAGTACCTTGCCAGTAGTGATACTTATACGGCTTTATCAAAAGCCCATGGTGCTATCATAACTGGCAGGACCGGAAATAATGTGTCTGATATAATGCTCGGGTTCTACGGGCGTACAAATAACAATTTTTAA
- a CDS encoding type IV toxin-antitoxin system AbiEi family antitoxin domain-containing protein gives MKELTLYKIRDMALKNNVSVYNVNEFANLIQKNNKVAIVYMNRLVRNNLATKPVNGKISFINDDFIMASQLIYPSYISTNSALLFHKLAQQVPGKVECVTTINSINYNKLGISYHKIKPELFFGYKRYNYNNSYIFVANPDKAVFDGLYLNIFSENDINEFKNNIDFSDLIRNLKNIKIRKIKKIMEILK, from the coding sequence ATGAAAGAATTGACATTATACAAAATCAGGGATATGGCATTGAAAAATAATGTTTCGGTATATAATGTAAATGAATTTGCAAATCTAATCCAGAAAAACAATAAAGTAGCTATTGTATACATGAACAGATTAGTTAGGAATAACCTTGCAACTAAGCCTGTAAACGGGAAAATTTCATTTATTAATGACGATTTTATTATGGCATCACAATTAATTTATCCATCGTATATCTCTACAAATTCTGCATTACTATTCCATAAATTGGCGCAGCAGGTTCCTGGTAAGGTGGAATGTGTTACTACGATAAACTCAATAAATTACAATAAATTGGGAATATCATATCATAAAATAAAGCCTGAATTATTTTTTGGATATAAACGGTATAATTATAATAATAGCTATATTTTTGTTGCGAATCCAGATAAAGCAGTCTTTGATGGATTATATCTGAATATTTTTTCAGAAAATGATATTAATGAATTCAAAAATAATATAGACTTTTCAGATCTTATTCGGAATTTAAAGAATATTAAGATAAGAAAAATAAAAAAAATCATGGAGATATTAAAATGA
- a CDS encoding isochorismatase family cysteine hydrolase, which produces MDKTKSCVLVVDMINDFVTGKFGDSNAVESVKLAEIALKQLKGNIPIIFAKDSHIKNDPEFKVWGEHAIDGTWGSEIVDALKPFPDYILKKRHYDAFFDTDLDSLLRASGIANIYIFGISTDICVEHTCAAAFYRYYNVKVISDLCACIDNSHQISALTNIKINYGYTHINSEELLKEVI; this is translated from the coding sequence ATGGATAAAACTAAAAGTTGTGTTCTTGTTGTGGACATGATCAATGATTTTGTTACAGGGAAGTTTGGAGACAGTAATGCAGTTGAGAGTGTAAAACTTGCAGAAATAGCATTAAAACAGCTAAAGGGCAATATTCCCATAATATTCGCAAAGGATTCTCACATAAAGAATGACCCGGAATTTAAAGTATGGGGGGAACATGCCATAGATGGAACATGGGGCTCTGAAATAGTTGATGCGCTAAAGCCATTTCCTGACTATATTCTAAAGAAGCGCCATTACGATGCTTTTTTCGATACTGATCTCGATTCTCTCCTCCGTGCATCAGGCATAGCCAATATTTACATTTTCGGAATAAGCACAGATATATGCGTTGAGCACACATGTGCAGCTGCATTTTACCGTTATTATAATGTGAAAGTTATCTCTGACCTCTGCGCTTGCATTGATAACTCACACCAGATTTCCGCCTTAACCAACATTAAAATAAATTATGGATATACACATATAAATTCAGAGGAACTATTAAAAGAGGTTATATAA
- a CDS encoding thermopsin has translation MVHGKKSKWKKILPIAIALLFVLMAVSSITTHSTDMLSSSVNSHASKGPGVTNSSSVLPSNESNYSSVNPENLYRNEPAPVGMADYGLGTGTLFGGYTPYEYNTTSFLGSAKIYNLSVVDNSTGNKCMSVQFNVNLVFNNSNNKYVYWVQDVAFINTSSRAITFIDNIWNMTSSGASMYNSTVNGTGTVSNYSDSGYYYSIASCTLPGNDIKLPNLATINFMVNSTMKNGSPEVELMYNDGYGWVTYDSPVFIFATNVTSDQSFVVDGYNYEPDGYSFYDAELILGGPGDGSSTVDMSSNIQLGIEYWNGHNYQEITNAFNYGSDTAETISNVTSTAEYYTSNGTIFENVTAGDGSLSQVYSSADISLLNISTPFSSGSISVNGTEYSFVKHEVNLTLAPGEYNLSIYNGTILYKNLTVNLTAGEYLPLNVAPKYNVVFTQTGLPAGTAWSVTINGKTESSVTNTIVFVLANDTYTYTVETPDKIYKAEHYSGDIVVNGSSYKSIIKFSKVTYEVKFIEAGLPGGSVWYVNLSSTVKSGPITGNSFSFALINGTYTYRTSIANEPYEPVPSSSGISVHGGNISTTITFSRMYTVKFVETGLPAGTTWLVTLNGTTESSDNNTILFALHNGTYTYTVSGVNGNKISSNSGNVDVNGKNVTVNNIKYTPEHNYTLYYGIGVVAAIAIIISAAIVAIRRKK, from the coding sequence ATGGTGCACGGAAAAAAATCAAAGTGGAAGAAAATACTTCCCATAGCAATTGCACTGTTATTTGTTTTAATGGCCGTCTCTTCTATAACCACTCATAGTACTGATATGCTTTCATCATCTGTTAATTCACATGCCTCTAAGGGCCCTGGGGTGACAAACAGTTCATCAGTATTGCCCTCAAATGAAAGTAATTATTCCTCTGTAAACCCGGAGAATTTATACAGGAATGAGCCTGCCCCTGTTGGCATGGCTGATTACGGACTTGGTACCGGGACCTTATTTGGCGGATATACCCCATATGAATATAATACAACATCATTCTTAGGTTCAGCTAAAATCTATAATCTGTCCGTAGTAGATAATTCAACAGGAAATAAATGCATGTCCGTTCAATTCAATGTAAATCTTGTTTTTAATAACAGTAATAATAAATATGTATACTGGGTCCAGGACGTTGCCTTCATTAACACATCCTCCAGGGCTATCACTTTTATTGACAATATCTGGAATATGACATCCAGTGGTGCAAGCATGTACAATTCTACTGTTAATGGGACCGGAACAGTTAGCAATTATTCAGATTCCGGTTATTATTATTCAATTGCATCCTGTACTTTACCGGGCAATGATATTAAATTACCAAATCTGGCAACCATAAATTTTATGGTGAATAGCACCATGAAAAACGGAAGTCCTGAAGTAGAGCTTATGTATAATGATGGATACGGATGGGTGACCTATGACAGCCCGGTTTTTATCTTTGCAACAAATGTAACTTCAGATCAGAGTTTTGTTGTTGATGGCTATAATTATGAACCGGACGGTTATTCTTTCTATGATGCAGAACTCATTCTTGGAGGACCCGGGGATGGTTCTTCAACCGTAGATATGTCTTCAAACATTCAACTAGGGATAGAATACTGGAATGGGCATAATTACCAGGAAATAACAAATGCCTTTAATTATGGCAGTGATACTGCAGAAACCATAAGCAACGTTACATCCACAGCAGAATATTACACGTCAAACGGAACTATTTTCGAAAATGTGACTGCAGGAGACGGTTCCTTATCACAGGTATACAGTTCAGCAGATATATCATTATTGAATATCTCAACACCATTTTCAAGCGGGAGTATAAGTGTAAACGGAACGGAATATAGTTTCGTAAAACACGAAGTTAACCTGACTCTTGCTCCTGGTGAATATAATTTATCTATTTATAATGGGACTATACTTTATAAAAATTTAACAGTTAATCTTACAGCTGGAGAATATTTGCCATTAAATGTGGCGCCAAAATACAATGTTGTCTTTACACAAACAGGATTGCCCGCAGGAACAGCATGGTCAGTTACTATTAACGGGAAGACAGAATCATCAGTTACCAATACCATTGTATTTGTACTGGCGAATGATACATACACATATACAGTAGAAACACCGGACAAGATCTATAAAGCCGAACATTATTCTGGGGATATCGTAGTAAATGGTTCTTCCTATAAGAGCATAATAAAATTCTCTAAGGTAACCTATGAAGTTAAATTTATAGAGGCGGGACTTCCGGGCGGATCAGTATGGTATGTCAATTTATCCAGTACAGTGAAATCAGGGCCAATAACAGGGAATTCATTTTCATTTGCACTTATAAATGGCACATATACATATAGAACTTCCATTGCAAATGAACCATATGAACCCGTACCATCCTCTTCCGGAATCTCTGTACACGGGGGCAACATCTCAACAACGATAACATTCTCTAGAATGTACACTGTAAAATTTGTTGAAACAGGATTGCCTGCTGGAACAACATGGTTAGTTACACTTAATGGAACTACGGAATCGTCCGATAACAATACCATACTGTTTGCCTTGCACAATGGAACATATACATACACCGTAAGCGGGGTAAATGGAAATAAAATATCAAGCAATTCAGGAAATGTAGATGTAAACGGTAAAAATGTTACAGTTAATAATATTAAATATACACCGGAACACAATTATACCCTATATTATGGGATTGGAGTTGTAGCAGCAATTGCAATAATCATTTCTGCCGCAATAGTAGCAATAAGGAGAAAGAAGTAA
- a CDS encoding nucleotidyl transferase AbiEii/AbiGii toxin family protein, giving the protein MDNIEIKKWKDYTKIMGFKNSYSTEKDYLQEIVLNSLFYISPVNDIIFIGGTAISKVYGSGRFSEDLNFIFDKSYDTTDVENRVKKAIKEVNNFYPIEYSTLKRRDMLRYNLKIKGPFYEMSHSVRAIQTIKLDINLYVRPFYNPKKVLRTTIYPEIRPYFLLTLEAEEFAAEKIKAIMEKKNPVARDLYDLWLLITKYNVKINIEMINYKLQKYTQVQGFNIDEFLEKVISIGDIWNTEMESLLNVIIPFDAVKDTVIDYIIK; this is encoded by the coding sequence ATGGATAATATTGAAATCAAGAAATGGAAAGATTACACAAAAATTATGGGATTTAAAAATTCGTACAGTACAGAAAAGGATTATCTTCAGGAAATTGTTCTAAACAGTCTTTTTTATATTAGTCCAGTTAATGATATAATATTTATCGGTGGCACTGCTATTTCAAAAGTTTATGGTTCCGGGAGATTTTCAGAGGATCTTAATTTTATTTTTGATAAAAGTTATGATACAACTGATGTAGAAAATAGAGTTAAAAAAGCAATTAAAGAAGTTAATAATTTTTATCCTATAGAGTATAGTACCCTTAAAAGAAGAGATATGCTTAGATATAATTTAAAAATTAAAGGGCCTTTTTATGAAATGTCCCATAGTGTGAGAGCGATACAGACCATAAAACTGGATATAAATTTGTATGTACGGCCATTTTATAATCCTAAAAAGGTTTTAAGAACTACAATTTATCCAGAAATAAGGCCCTATTTCCTTTTGACATTAGAGGCAGAAGAATTCGCAGCAGAAAAAATAAAAGCAATTATGGAGAAAAAAAACCCTGTTGCCAGGGATTTATATGATTTATGGCTCCTAATCACAAAATACAATGTTAAAATAAATATAGAAATGATAAATTACAAACTGCAAAAATATACGCAAGTTCAAGGATTTAATATAGATGAATTCCTGGAAAAAGTAATTTCAATAGGGGATATCTGGAATACTGAAATGGAAAGTTTATTGAATGTAATTATTCCGTTTGATGCTGTTAAAGATACTGTTATTGATTATATAATTAAATAA
- a CDS encoding nucleotidyl transferase AbiEii/AbiGii toxin family protein produces the protein MIDKDDIIKLSKLHGLRPWQEEKRYMLSVVLNAIYNEPLIFKGGTYLWLFHGLRRFSEDLDFTENSMLKGNLPDKVSEELKLQGINNELKIVKNDNITLSFRLLSEGPLYTNILSMVPVYVEISRREKIIKQAMALNFDFPEYNLPIRILSGMNLDEVAAEKVRAIYTRKKARDIYDLYYLIYFKKVIFDPELINMKLKFYNIIFDKMEFINEILKQEKIFSNELKPIVMGEIPEIQKIIEIVSSWINI, from the coding sequence ATGATTGATAAGGATGATATAATAAAACTATCAAAATTGCATGGTCTAAGGCCATGGCAGGAGGAAAAAAGGTATATGCTTTCAGTAGTCTTAAATGCAATTTATAATGAGCCTTTGATATTTAAAGGTGGCACATATTTGTGGCTTTTCCATGGTTTACGAAGATTTTCAGAGGATCTTGATTTTACAGAAAATTCAATGTTAAAAGGTAATTTGCCTGATAAAGTTTCGGAGGAGCTGAAATTACAGGGGATTAATAATGAGTTAAAAATTGTTAAAAATGATAATATAACATTATCATTCAGGCTCCTTTCAGAAGGGCCATTGTATACAAATATTTTGAGTATGGTTCCTGTTTATGTTGAAATAAGTAGAAGAGAGAAAATTATTAAACAGGCAATGGCATTAAATTTTGATTTTCCCGAATATAATTTGCCAATAAGAATATTATCAGGAATGAATCTTGATGAAGTGGCAGCAGAAAAAGTAAGGGCAATATATACAAGGAAAAAAGCGAGAGATATATATGATTTATATTATTTAATTTATTTTAAAAAAGTAATTTTTGATCCAGAATTAATTAATATGAAGCTAAAGTTTTATAATATAATTTTCGATAAAATGGAATTTATTAATGAAATATTAAAACAGGAAAAAATATTCAGTAATGAATTAAAACCAATAGTAATGGGAGAAATACCGGAAATACAAAAAATAATTGAAATTGTATCATCATGGATTAACATCTAA
- the cysS gene encoding cysteine--tRNA ligase, producing the protein MIIHNTLGQKDEDFKPMHPGRINMFVCGPTVYDHSHIGHARTNIFFDVIAKYLRARGYSVFYLQNITDIDDKIINRAAEEGKEYSEVADHYFEEYKEIMGKLRIDSINYYARASLYIDEIIGQIKKIMEHGYAYETADGVYFNVRKFSDYGELSNQNMDQIRENARGVIKEEKKSPEDFVLWKKMKPGEPFWESPWGKGRPGWHIEDTAITEAYFGSEYDIHGGGNDLIFPHHEAEIAQMRSVSGKRYLARYWIHTGMVNINKEKMSKSLKNFIQTKDILKSYKPEELRFAMINSNYNTVIDYSTQLMESSKDAVERINIFYNKMKELNSTEGSYNIDAEEIINHFNAVMDKNFDTRSLIREFLAFISDANKNMENISSAAASKLIHIVEYVDSFLNIIYRKQNQESNIMDIIIDIRNHARSRKDYAISDYIRKKLEENNIYIEDNGNKTIWWIKN; encoded by the coding sequence ATGATAATTCATAATACACTTGGCCAGAAAGATGAGGATTTCAAACCTATGCATCCAGGCAGAATTAATATGTTTGTTTGCGGACCCACAGTATATGACCATTCGCATATAGGCCATGCCAGGACAAATATATTCTTTGATGTTATAGCAAAGTATCTCAGGGCTAGAGGATATTCTGTATTTTACCTGCAGAATATTACAGATATAGATGATAAAATTATTAACAGGGCAGCTGAGGAAGGCAAAGAATACAGCGAGGTTGCTGATCATTACTTCGAAGAATATAAGGAAATTATGGGCAAACTGAGAATAGACAGTATCAATTACTACGCAAGGGCAAGCCTGTATATAGATGAAATTATAGGTCAGATCAAAAAAATTATGGAACACGGGTACGCATACGAGACCGCTGATGGTGTATACTTCAATGTAAGGAAATTTTCTGATTACGGTGAATTATCAAATCAGAATATGGACCAGATAAGGGAAAATGCCAGGGGTGTTATAAAGGAAGAAAAAAAGTCCCCTGAAGATTTTGTTCTCTGGAAAAAGATGAAGCCAGGTGAACCATTCTGGGAATCTCCATGGGGAAAGGGTCGCCCGGGCTGGCATATAGAGGATACAGCTATAACAGAGGCATATTTTGGCTCTGAATATGATATACACGGCGGTGGAAACGACCTTATTTTCCCGCACCATGAGGCAGAAATTGCACAGATGAGGTCTGTAAGTGGAAAGAGATACCTTGCTAGGTACTGGATCCACACAGGCATGGTAAACATTAATAAGGAAAAAATGTCCAAATCATTAAAGAATTTTATCCAGACAAAAGACATACTGAAGAGCTATAAACCGGAAGAATTGCGGTTTGCCATGATTAATTCCAATTACAATACAGTTATAGATTATTCCACGCAATTAATGGAAAGCTCAAAGGATGCAGTGGAAAGGATTAACATATTTTATAACAAAATGAAAGAGCTTAATTCTACGGAAGGAAGTTATAATATAGATGCAGAGGAAATTATAAACCATTTCAACGCTGTTATGGACAAAAATTTTGATACCAGGTCACTTATCAGGGAATTTCTTGCTTTTATTTCAGATGCAAATAAGAACATGGAAAATATTTCATCTGCTGCTGCTTCTAAACTTATACATATTGTGGAATATGTAGACTCATTTCTCAACATAATCTACAGGAAGCAGAATCAGGAATCAAATATTATGGATATTATAATAGACATAAGAAACCATGCAAGATCACGGAAGGACTATGCAATATCGGATTACATAAGGAAGAAACTGGAGGAAAATAATATCTACATAGAAGACAATGGAAACAAAACGATCTGGTGGATAAAGAATTAA
- a CDS encoding nicotinate phosphoribosyltransferase: protein MNRFTMANDSDIMNGAVTDVYFEKTMEYLTMLKKNPYVTMEVTTQSSAYEYINFTGLNDVLPLLESHNVDVYAIPEGTVLKPRDINGIPVPFLRISGKYLDFAELETPLLGFLCQASGISSYSSLLKKSLGNIPFISFGIRRMHPAISPMIDRSSYIAGAAGVSGVLSSKLLGIKPSGTMPHALSLILGDHDAWKVQHDNSDFRVFLIDTFMDEKFAAIKAAEEFPDIDFIRLDTPSSRRGNFPNLIREIRWELDIRGHKNIKIMVSGGIKLEDIPELLSAGVESFGIGTSISSAKPVDFGMDIVNIDGTDITKRGKFSGIKNVYRCKTCNDVIAGYSDTKPTCHCGGTMENILQPYMENGKIIKNEDIETVRQRSLAQIENVMNL from the coding sequence ATGAACAGGTTCACCATGGCAAACGACTCGGATATAATGAATGGAGCGGTCACCGATGTGTATTTTGAAAAAACTATGGAATATCTCACCATGCTTAAGAAAAATCCCTATGTAACAATGGAGGTTACAACACAGTCATCAGCATATGAATATATAAATTTCACAGGGCTTAACGACGTACTGCCATTGCTTGAATCCCATAATGTGGATGTATATGCAATTCCGGAGGGTACAGTATTGAAGCCAAGGGACATAAACGGAATTCCTGTTCCATTTCTAAGAATATCCGGCAAATATTTAGATTTCGCTGAACTTGAAACACCCCTGCTTGGATTCCTCTGCCAGGCATCAGGAATATCATCCTATTCGTCACTGCTTAAAAAATCACTGGGCAATATACCATTTATATCATTTGGCATAAGGAGAATGCATCCTGCTATATCACCAATGATAGACCGTTCATCATATATTGCCGGTGCTGCAGGCGTATCCGGAGTACTCAGTTCGAAGCTCCTTGGCATCAAACCATCAGGTACAATGCCACACGCACTCTCATTGATCCTTGGAGACCATGATGCGTGGAAAGTACAGCATGACAATTCCGATTTCAGAGTATTTCTTATAGACACATTCATGGATGAAAAATTTGCCGCAATAAAGGCAGCAGAGGAATTCCCAGACATTGATTTTATAAGGCTTGACACACCATCATCCAGGCGTGGGAACTTCCCCAACCTTATAAGGGAAATACGGTGGGAGCTAGACATCCGCGGCCATAAAAATATTAAAATTATGGTATCAGGCGGAATAAAGCTTGAAGATATACCCGAACTCCTGTCTGCAGGCGTTGAGTCATTCGGAATAGGCACATCCATATCATCCGCAAAACCGGTCGATTTTGGAATGGATATAGTAAATATAGATGGCACCGATATAACAAAACGTGGAAAATTTTCAGGAATAAAAAACGTTTACCGCTGCAAGACTTGCAATGATGTTATTGCTGGATATTCTGATACTAAACCCACCTGCCATTGTGGTGGAACAATGGAAAATATATTGCAACCATACATGGAAAATGGCAAAATTATAAAAAATGAAGATATAGAAACAGTCAGGCAAAGATCTCTGGCACAGATAGAAAATGTTATGAATTTATAG
- a CDS encoding APC family permease — translation MIKEEVFRPKKEYKHLGYNQLSLRHAVSQAVGLNAPGGTIVLYVAGTAALLTFTFSKYPDGAFSIPLILLLALIVYSMMSYSSFEFSKYLSSSGGYYTFVANGLGKGFGLTTALSYISYQILSFTGFGILGFIGFAYAILPSLGITVPYVNILWIPVTIVFILFVSFLIYKGIKPSLKYVSYAILIEVIFFIASSVYLIGVNHTSISIKPFTAIPVGGNFIVLAAMMVYAIGSFVGVGGSIPIAEETKNPKKTVPRSIIASIAILGVTIIIAAYAEVISWGYGNMVSFGTGTGIGAYPVLSIYKDGFSGMGLIPFAVLLIIVINSFFTATVSLGTNASRVIFSLSREGVIPEKLSRTNTKGVPVYAILFITIVSLAIVLATGISFELLYPGKIIDALLYSSVFLLVLESPISYIVHILTNTSLHMYLKKRKMKTHIFRHIIIPGISSITLVGAIIAAVYFDLSAPYIYGVYGALVWVIVIAIVVVIMYTKYNKNLDDIGNFSL, via the coding sequence GTGATAAAGGAAGAAGTTTTTCGTCCCAAAAAGGAATATAAACATCTTGGATATAATCAGCTATCACTGAGGCATGCTGTGTCTCAGGCTGTCGGGCTTAATGCGCCTGGAGGGACGATTGTCCTTTACGTGGCCGGAACGGCAGCATTGTTGACATTTACATTTTCTAAATATCCTGATGGTGCTTTTTCAATTCCTTTAATATTGTTGCTTGCCCTTATTGTTTATTCAATGATGAGTTATTCATCCTTTGAATTTTCAAAATACCTTTCCAGTTCTGGCGGATATTATACATTTGTGGCAAATGGTCTTGGAAAAGGTTTCGGCCTTACCACTGCATTATCGTATATAAGTTACCAGATTTTGAGTTTTACAGGCTTTGGAATACTTGGTTTTATTGGATTTGCCTACGCAATTCTTCCCAGCCTCGGCATTACAGTTCCCTATGTTAACATACTATGGATCCCTGTTACCATTGTTTTTATTTTATTTGTGAGCTTTCTTATTTATAAAGGAATCAAACCCTCTCTGAAATACGTCTCATATGCCATTCTCATTGAGGTAATATTCTTCATTGCCAGTTCAGTCTATCTCATAGGCGTTAACCATACTTCAATCAGCATCAAACCGTTTACAGCTATTCCGGTTGGTGGTAATTTTATAGTTCTGGCGGCGATGATGGTTTACGCAATTGGTTCATTTGTTGGTGTCGGAGGTTCAATACCCATAGCAGAGGAAACTAAAAACCCTAAAAAAACAGTTCCCCGGTCTATTATAGCAAGCATAGCAATTCTGGGTGTTACCATTATTATTGCGGCATATGCTGAAGTCATTTCATGGGGATATGGAAATATGGTATCATTCGGGACAGGCACTGGCATAGGAGCATATCCGGTACTTTCCATATACAAAGATGGATTCTCAGGCATGGGGCTTATTCCATTTGCTGTACTGCTTATAATTGTAATAAATTCCTTTTTCACGGCTACAGTATCACTGGGTACAAACGCATCCAGGGTAATATTTTCATTATCAAGGGAAGGTGTAATTCCAGAAAAGCTATCAAGGACTAACACAAAGGGCGTTCCAGTATACGCCATTTTATTTATTACAATAGTATCACTGGCTATCGTCCTGGCTACCGGAATATCCTTTGAATTGCTATATCCCGGAAAAATAATAGATGCTTTGCTTTATTCATCTGTCTTTTTGCTGGTGCTTGAATCCCCGATTTCATACATAGTACACATTCTTACAAACACATCGCTGCATATGTACCTGAAGAAAAGAAAAATGAAAACACACATATTCAGGCACATTATTATACCCGGAATTTCCAGCATAACTCTTGTAGGGGCAATAATTGCTGCAGTATATTTTGATCTTAGCGCGCCATACATATACGGTGTTTACGGTGCGCTTGTATGGGTAATTGTAATAGCAATTGTAGTTGTAATAATGTATACAAAATATAACAAAAATCTTGATGATATAGGGAATTTTTCTCTATAA